A genomic region of bacterium contains the following coding sequences:
- a CDS encoding zinc ribbon domain-containing protein: MPIYEYQCDSCGAQREVFVRSTDAPRPSCPSCRKRMRRVISQTAFVLKGSGWYVTDYPSEARKKGMDAEKLPAAAPAAAAEAKKKEPAKPAAPAAPAAQGGARGRRKKP, encoded by the coding sequence ATGCCGATCTACGAGTACCAGTGCGATTCGTGCGGTGCCCAGCGGGAGGTCTTCGTGAGGTCCACCGACGCGCCCCGGCCGAGCTGCCCGTCCTGCCGCAAACGGATGCGCCGCGTGATCTCCCAGACCGCGTTCGTCCTCAAGGGGTCCGGATGGTACGTCACGGACTACCCGAGCGAGGCGCGCAAGAAGGGGATGGACGCGGAGAAACTTCCGGCCGCGGCGCCCGCGGCGGCCGCGGAAGCGAAGAAGAAGGAGCCGGCGAAGCCGGCTGCGCCGGCCGCCCCGGCCGCGCAGGGCGGGGCCAGGGGCCGCAGGAAGAAGCCGTAG
- a CDS encoding cytoplasmic protein has protein sequence MSQPRHPNHPQRPRRAPAFGDLQASELFCPRCQASRPVRERLLLVLPDGELLEYRCAACGTSLGTRKVTARPPGRLSLP, from the coding sequence GTGAGCCAGCCGCGGCATCCGAACCACCCGCAGCGCCCGCGCCGCGCGCCCGCCTTCGGCGATCTGCAGGCCTCCGAGCTGTTCTGCCCGCGCTGCCAGGCCTCGCGGCCGGTGCGCGAGCGGCTCCTGCTCGTGCTCCCCGACGGCGAGCTGCTCGAGTACCGCTGCGCGGCCTGCGGCACGTCGCTCGGCACCCGCAAGGTCACCGCCCGTCCCCCGGGACGTCTCTCACTGCCCTAG